One region of Chelonoidis abingdonii isolate Lonesome George chromosome 14, CheloAbing_2.0, whole genome shotgun sequence genomic DNA includes:
- the TCFL5 gene encoding transcription factor-like 5 protein: MSGSTSKQTSSPQTVAGVPDPAPAGPEVPTDSSFGEQNLSFTTTDLNLVEMTEIEYTQLQHILYSHMEAQANEGEMEARLNSAFFSASNPADQPQHQSSVNTNQAGYSSYSGNQSVYPVICQPGLSSDSNLMGSNQCLGHIDFQELRMMLLSESNLPSNEVDKTPNSSSVEVTGHSIVRVKHGENFGGINKETVLLENSAPAPEPRSKSAVRVRLEDRFNSIQTENPRCQEPQESGVTLNNLVTLIRQPAELMGVPLHQQQNKCTTLVKNKTAAAATALQFTYPLFTMNACSTSGSANPSQTQNSGTSCTILEAAKHQDVGLPRTFSFCYHQEIESTKQTVGTRNKALPEQVWIKVGEEALCKQAINKRSRSRIRQLDANVDRKPLSEIQNICDNQNTASAQGTWQSTQVNSSMQAQSGTQGGISQRRERHNRMERDRRRRIRICCDELNLLVPFCTADTDKATTLQWTTAFLKYIQERHGDSLKKEFETVFCGKTGRRLKLTRADSLVTCPMQENIQNTITMEIK, translated from the exons ATGTCAGGATCGACTTCAAAACAGACCTCCAGTCCGCAGACAGTTGCTGGTGTTCCGGATCCTGCTCCTGCTGGACCTGAAGTCCCAACTGACAGCTCCTTTGGTGAGCAAAACCTAAGCTTCACCACCACAGACCTCAACCTGGTGGAAATGACGGAAATAGAGTACACCCAACTTCAGCACATACTCTATTCACACATGGAAGCACAAGCAAACGAAGGCGAAATGGAAGCTAGGCTCAATTCTGCTTTCTTCTCAGCTAGTAATCCTGCAGATCAACCTCAGCACCAGTCCTCAGTGAACACCAATCAAGCTGGCTATTCATCATACTCTGGGAACCAGTCAGTTTACCCAGTTATCTGTCAGCCAGGTCTATCTTCTGACAGCAATTTAATGGGTTCAAACCAATGTCTGGGGCACATTGACTTTCAAGAGCTCAGAATGATGCTACTTAGTGAATCTAATCTTCCTTCTAATGAAGTAGATAAAACACCTAATAGCAGCTCTGTAGAAGTCACAGGGCACAGTATAGTAAGAGTTAAACATGGTGAAAATTTTGGTGGGATAAATAAAGAAACTGTACTTCTTGAAAATTCAGCACCAGCTCCTGAGCCTAGATCTAAATCTGCAGTTCGTGTTCGTTTGGAAGACAGATTCAACAGCATCCAGACAGAAAATCCCAGATGTCAAGAGCCACAAGAATCTGGAGTGACTCTTAACAA tttagTAACGCTTATTCGTCAACCAGCAGAACTAATGGGTGTGCCTCTTCACCAGCAGCAGAATAAATGTACTACATTAGTGAAAAAtaagactgctgctgcagctactgCTTTACAGTTCACATATCCATTATTTACTATGAATGCCTGTTCTACTTCTGGAAGTGCTAACCCTTCACAAACACAG AACTCTGGCACATCATGTACTATTCTGGAAGCTGCCAAACATCAAGATGTTGGATTACCTAGAACATTCTCTTTCTGTTATCATCAGGAAATTGAATCCACTAAACAAACAGTAGGCACTAGGAATAAAGCTTTACCTGAACAAGTTTGGATTAAAGTAGGAG AAGAAGCTTTATGTAAACAAGCAATAAACAAAAGAAGTCGCAGCAGAATACGCCAGTTGGATGCAAATGTAGACCGCAAACCTCTTAGTGAAATTCAAAATATATGTGATAACCAAAATACTGCATCTGCACAAGGTACTTGGCAGTCAACACAGGTAAATTCAAGTATGCAGGCACAGAGTGGAACTCAGGGAGGAATCTCTCAGCGCCGGGAGAGACATAACCGCATGGAAAGAGACAGAAG GCGCAGAATCCGGATTTGTTGTGATGAATTGAATCTTCTGGTTCCATTCTGCACTGCTGATACTGATAAGGCAACAACATTACAGTGGACAACAGCATTTTTGAAATATATTCAGGAAAGGCATGGGGATTCCCTGAAAAAG GAATTTGAGACTGTGTTCTGTGGTAAAACAGGCAGGAGACTAAAACTAACAAGAGCTGACTCATTAGTAACATGTCCAATGCAGGAAAACATACAGAATACCATAACAATGGAGATCAAGTAA